The DNA segment GCCGATTGGCGGCGCGCATAGCCGGGGCGGGGGAAAAAGGAAACCCCGCCCCCCCGGCGGGAGACCGGCCGGCTTTTTGGACCAAGCACCCATAGCCGCCGACGAACGACAATCCGTTACCACGCGCGCGCTTGCGAGCCTCGAGCCTTTGTCGCAAGGAGGCGGGCCGGCAGGGGATGGCGGACAGAACCACGAACAAGGGACCCCTTCGCTTGCGCACCTCCATCACCGTTTCCGCGTGGGCGATGATCGCCGCGACCCCGGCGCTTAGCCAGACCGCCCCCGCAGAGCCCGCCCCCGTTCCCGCCCCGGCGCTGTCTGAAAGCGAGGTGGACGAGATCGTCGTCACCGCAGAGCGCGTGCGCGGGCAGGTGCAGACTGCCAGCGCCCCGGTGGTGGAGCTCGACCAGGCGCAGATCCAGGCCCAGGGCGCTTCATCGATCGCCGATCTCGTCGCCCAGCTCGCCCCGCAGATCGGCAGCGGGCGCGGGCGCGGCGGACGGCCGGTGTTCCTGGTGAACGGCCAGCGGATCACGAATTTCCGCGAAATCGGGCGCTATCCGCCCGAAGCCGTGCGAAAGGTCGAAGTGCTGCCTGAGGAAGTGGCGGTGAAGTTCGGCTTCCCGCCCGATCAGCGGGTCATCAACTTCATCCTGCAGAACAATTTCGCCAGCCGCGAGGCCGAGGTCGAATATGGCGCACCCACGCGCGGCGGCACCGGCACGGGCGAGGCCGAGCTGGGCCTCCTCCGCATCGACGGGCTGGAGCGGCTCAATGCCAATGTCAGCTACACCCGCACCAGCCCGCTGACCGAGGCGGAGCGCGACATCGTCCAGACCCCCGGCAGCATCCCAACGATTGCGGGCGAGCCCGACCCGGCCGCGTTCCGCACGCTCGTCGCGCGGCGCGAGCAGATCGAGGGCAATTTGACGAGCACGCTCGGCCTCGGCGAGGCGGGCTCCGCGGGGCAGGTCACGCTGAACAGCCAATGGGTGCATTCGACGTCCACCGGGCTTTCCGGGCTCGATCTTGTCACTCTGCCGGACGGCGTAATCCGCGCCATCGATGCCGATCCCATCGAACGGCGCACCAATACCGACACCGGCGCGATCGGGGCCGGCTATTCGACCAGGATCGCGGGCTATCAGTTCCAGACCACGCTCGATGCCGGGCTGACCGATACCGAGACCCGGATCGATCGGCGTCGCACTGCGGCGGGGCCGGTGGTGGAGGATTTCGCGCGCAGCAAGGTGTGGACCGCGGGCGTCAGAAGCACGTTGATCGGCAGTCCCTTCGACCTGCCGGGGGGCGAGTTCGGCGTGACGCTCAACGCCGCCTATGATTGGGACCGCATCGAAAGCTTCGACACGCGGACGGCGCGCGGCGAGACGACGCTGACGCGCGGCAATCTCTCGGCCGGTGCCAATGTCGCGCTGCCGATCGCCAGCCGGCGCGCCGAGTTTCTGGGCGCGATCGGCGACCTCACGGTGAACCTTGGCGGCGGGATCGAGCACCTGTCCGACTTCGGGACCCTGGGAAATGGCGCCGCCAGCCTCGTGTGGCGTCCGGCCGAGCCGCTGACGCTCCAGGCAAGCTATATCCTGCGCGAAGCGGCGCCGGGGCTGGCGCAGCTGGGCGGGCCGACCATCACCAGCTTCAACGTGCCGGTGTTTGATTTCGCCCGCGGAGAAACGGTGCTGGTGACGCAGGTGAGTGGCGGCAACCCCTTCCTGCGCGCCGAAACCCAGCGCGATCTGAAGCTGTCGGCGAGCTACGACATCGACTTGCTCGACCGTGCCAATATTCTCGTGGAATATTACCGCAACCAGTCGGAGGATGTGACGAGCAGCTTCCCGCTGCTGACCCCGGCCATAGAAGCCGCCTTCCCCGCCCGGGTCACGCGCGAGGCGGCGACAGGCCGGCTTACTGCGATCGACGTGCGGCCGGTGACCTTCGCAAAGACGCGGAGCGAGCGGCTGCGCTATGGCTTCACTGTGTTCGGGCGGCTCGGCAAGCCTGCGCCGCCGGGCCAGGCGGGGGCGCCGGGCATCTTCGGCGCTCTGGCGAACCGTCCGGCCGCGCCCGCCGCCGGGGCGGCCCCCTCCGCCTCGGGCACCAGCCCGGCGCCGGGTGGCCCCCCGGCGACGGCTGCCATGGACCCGCAGCGGCTCATGCAGATGCGGACCCAGTTCTGCACCAGCCCGGCCGGGACCATCCCCGACCTCTCCGCCCTCCCGCCGCAGCTGCGCGAGCGGATGCTGGGCGCGGACGGCAAGCCCGACCCCGCACGCATCGCGGTCATGCGCGAGCGGTTCTGCAGCGCCGACGCGCAGCGCCGCTTCGATCCCGCGCGCTTTGCGGCCATGCGGGAGGCCTTGTGCGCCGACCCATCCAGGGCGCCGGATCCGGCGGTGATCCCGGAGGAAATCCGCGAGCGGCTGAAGGGCCCCGATGGAACGATCGCGCCCGAGCGGCTGAAGGAGTTTCAGACCCGCATCTGCGCGCTGCCCGTCACTCAAAGGCAGCCGGGGCAAGGCGGCGGCGGTGGCCAAAGCCGCGGGGGCGGCGGCAGTCCGCGCGGCGGCGGCGGCGGAGGTGGCTTCGGCGGCCCGCCCGATGGGCAGGGGCGTTGGAGCCTTGCCGCCTATCACACGATCAATCTCGGAAGCACGGTGACAATCGCCAGCGGAGGGCCGGTGCTCGACCTGCTCGACGGCGATGCCACCGGCAGCGGCGGGGGCGTCTCGCGCCATCAGCTCGAGCTCGAAGGCGGGGTGTTCCATCAGGGCGTCGGGTTGCGGCTGTCGGGGACCTACAACAGCGCCACCCGCGTCGATGGCAGCGAATTGCTCGGTTCGAGCGACCTGCGCTTCGGTGGCCTCGCCCGCGTCAATCTGCGCGCCTTCGTGGCCCTCGACCAGCAGCGCTGGCTGGTGGGGGAGGAGCCTGGATTCTTCAAGAACGCCCGTCTGCAGCTCGCCGTCGACAACATCTTCGACGCGCGCCAGAGCGTGACCGACGAGACCGGCGCGGTGCCGCTGCGCTTCCAGCCCTTTCTGATCGACCCGATAGGCCGCTTCGTGGAGATCGAGCTGAGAAAGCTGTTCTAAAGCGCCTCCCCCGCGGCAACCCCGCTCGCCCAGGCCCATTGGAAGTTGTAGCCGCCAAGCCACCCCGTAACGTCGACCGCTTCGCCGATGGCGTAGAGGTCGCGGACGCGCTTGGCCGCCATCGTCTGCGAGGAGAGCTCGGCGGTGGAAATTCCGCCGAGCGTCACCTCCGCCTTGGCAAAGCCTTCGCTGCCGTTGGGGTGGAAGCGCCAGTGCGACAGCCGGGCTTCGGCGGCGGCGAGCGCCTTGTCCGAAGCTCTGCCAAGCTCGCCGATACTGCACCGCTCTGCCAGCGTGGCGGCGAGGCGTTCCGGCAGATGCGCGCGCAGCAGCGCGCGCAGATGCGCGCGGGGATCGGCGCGCTTGGCGGCGGGGAGCCAGCCCGCATCGCTGCCGGGCAGGAAATCGATCGCCACTTCGCCCCCCGGACGCCAATAGCTAGAAATCTGAAGGACGGCCGGGCCGGAAAGCCCGCGATGGGTGAACAGCGCCGCCTCGCGAAAGCTGGTCTTGCCGCAATGCGCCACCACCTCCGCCGAGACGCCCGACAGCTCGCGGAACAGCACGTCCTCCCCGCCGAGCGTCAGCGGCACCAGCCCCGGGCGGGGCTCCACGACCTTCAGCCCGAAGCGCCGCGCGAGCTCGTAAGCGAAGCCGGTTGCACCCATCTTGGGGACCGATGGGCCGCCGGTCGCGATCACCAGCGCGGGCGCGCTGTCATCGCCGATGCGAAAGCGTCCGTCGGCATGTTCGACTTCGGCAACGTTGCTGTCGCAGCGCAGCTCCACCCCGCCGCGTGCGCAATCCGCCATCAGCATGGCGACAATCTGCCGCGCGCTGCCGTCGCAGAACAGCTGACCGAGCGTCTTTTCGTGCCAGGCGATGCCGTGCTTTTCGACCAGAGCGAGGAAGTCGTGCGCGGTGTAGCGGGCGAGCGCCGACTTGGCGAAATGCGGGTTGGCCGAGAGATAGCGATCGGGCGCGGCGCCGAGATTGGTGAAATTGCAGCGCCCGCCGCCCGAGATGAGGATCTTCTTTCCTGGTTCGCTCGCGCGTTCCAGCACCAGCACCCGCCGCCCGCGCTGCCCCGCGACGGCGGCGCACATCAGCCCTGCGGCACCCGCGCCGAGAATGATCGCATCGTATTGCACGGGCTCGTCCCTATCCTTAGCTGGCAGATATGTCCCGCACCTCCGCCGGAAGACCCAATCACCCGAGCGGGCAGGACCGCTTCCTGGAAGAGCGCGCGTCCTATACGGTCTCCAGCGCGACGCCCGATCTCGATGCCGGGGTGGCCGCGATCCGGGAGACGGTGCGGACGCTGAAGCCCAAGCCCGGCGTCTATCGCATGATCGATGCGCGCGGCGATGTGCTCTATGTCGGCAAGGCACGCAGCCTGAAGGCGCGGGTGGCGAATTACACGCAGGTCAAGGCGCTCTCCAACCGCCTGCGCCGCATGGTCAGCTCTACGCGCGCCATGGAGATCGTCACCACCAATTCCGAGGCGGAGGCGCTGCTGCTCGAAGCGCAGCTCATCAAGCGCTACCGCCCGCCGTTCAACGTGCTGCTGCGCGACGACAAGAGCTTCCCCTTCATCCTGCTGCGCGCCGATCACGCCTTCCCGCGCATCCAGAAGCACCGCGGCGCGCGCAAGGCCAAGGGCAATTACTACGGCCCCTTCGCGAGCGCGGGGAGCGTCAACACCACGATCAACGCGCTGCAGAAGCTGTTCCTGCTGAGGAGTTGCACCGACAGCTTCTTCGCCCGGCGCGACCGGCCCTGCCTGCTCTACCAGATCAAACGCTGCTCGGCCCCCTGCGTGCGGCGGATCGACGAGGCGGGCTATGCCGAGCTAATCGCCGAGGCGAAGGACTTCCTCTCGGGCAAATCCAGCGCCGTGCAGGCCAAGATCGAGCGCCAGATGGCGGAGGCGGCGGCGAACCTCGATTTCGAGACCGCGGCGATCCTGCGCGATCGGCTACGCGCGGCGACTTTCATTCAGGGCAGCCAGGCCATCAACGCCAGCGGGGTGGGGGACGCCGACGTCTTCGCGCTTGCCGCCAAGGGCGGGCAGATCGGCATCCAGGCCTTCTTCATCCGCGGCGGGCAGAACTGGGGCCACCGCGCCTTCTTCCCTTCGCACACCGCCGAGCTGGAGGAGGCGGAGGTGCTGACCGACGTGCTGCTTCAGTTCTACGAGGAGGTACCGCCGCCGCGCACCATCCTGGTCGATCGCGAACTGCCCGAACGCGAACTGGTCGAGCAGGCGCTGTGCACGCTGGCTGGCAAGGGGGTGGCGATCTGCATCCCCCAGCGCGGGACGCGCAGAAGGCTGCTGCATCAGGCGCAGCGCAACGCGGTCGAGGCGCTCGAGCGGCGGCTGGCCGAGAGCGGCACCAAGGCGCGGATCATGCAGGAGATCGCGGAGTTCCTCGAGCTGCCCGAACCGCCCCGCCGCGTCGAAATCTACGACAACAGCCATATCCAGGGCGACAAGGCGCTGGGCGCGATGGTGGTGGCGGGGCCCGATGGGTTCGAGAAGGGCCAGTACCGCAAGTTCAACATCAAGACCGCGCGCAGCGATGACGATTTCGGCATGATGCGCGAGGTGATCGGCCGCCGCTTCGGCCGCGCGATGCAGGAAGACCCGGACCGCGAGAAGGATGGCGTCTGGCCCGATCTGGTGCTGATCGACGGCGGCAAGGGGCAGCTGCGCAGCGTTATGGATACGCTGGAGGATCTCGGCATCGAGCATGTCCCCGTGATCGCCATCGCGAAGGGGCCGCATCATGGGCGCGAGGGGCGCGAGGTGTTCCATTTCCCCGACGGGCGCGAGAAGATGCTGCCGGTGAACAGTCCGGTGCTGTTCCAGCTCCAGCGCTGGCGCGACGAGGTCCACCGCTTCGCCATCGGCGCGCACCGGGCGAAACGCAGCCGCGCCATCAGCGCCAGCCCGCTCGATGAAATCCCCGGCATCGGCCCGGCACGAAAGCGCGCCCTGCTGCTGCATTTCGGCACCGCGGGCAAGGTGCGCGCTGCCGCGCTCGATGATCTGAGGCGCGCACCGGGCGTGAGCGTGGCGGTCGCGCAGCAAGTCTATGATTTCTATCACGCAGGCGGCTAAACTGCCCGGCACCCGCGAATTCGCTTGACAAGATTTACCGATATGGTTATCTATTGGCGAATCGCAGGTTAGCTATGCGATCGTGTTTTTGGGGGGACACAGCATGACATCACGGATTATCGACGCGCGCCGGGCCCGTTTCGCGGGGCTGGTCGCGGGACTCGCCGTGCTTTCGGCGGCGGCACCGGGCGCGGCCCAGACTCCGGCCAGGCCGCGCGCAGTCCCGCTGACCGAGACAGTACACGGCATTTCCTTGCAGGACGAATACCGCTGGATGGAGGACCCCGCCAACAGCGCCGAGATGCTCGCCTTCGTCGAGGCCGAGAACGCGCGCTTCCGCGCCCTGGTCGACGCGCGGCCCGAGCGGGCGTGGTTCGATGCGCGGCTGAAAGCGATTTCCTCCGACCTCGACCGCATCGGCGGGATGCAGCAATGCGGCGAGATCGCGCTGTTGCGCCGGGCCCGCGCCGGTGACCGGACGCCGAAACTCTACCTTCGCGACGCGAAGGGTGGCGAGCGGTTGTTCCTCGATCCCGCCAAGGTGGGGGGCAACGAGCTGTCGGCTTTCGGGACCTCCAGCTTCTCGCCCGATTGCACGCGCATGGCGGTGCACGTGTCGAACGCGGGCTCCGAAGTGGGCGACGTGCATATCTTCGACGTCGCGACCGGGCGGGCGCTCGGAACGCCGATCCCGCGCGTCTGGGGCGAGGATCGGCTGACCTTCCTGCCGGGCGAGCGGGTACTTTACGGTCAGATGCTGGAAACCCCTATCGACGGCGATGCGCTCAAGGGCGTGACCGCCAAGATCGCCCCGCTCGCCGGGGGGGAGGGCACGGCGGTGATGGGCAATGGCCTGGTAATCAAGCCCGAGAACTTCCCGGCCATCAATTTCGAAGCGGGCCAGCCCTTCGTCAGTGCAGTGGCCGCCAGCGCGCGGGCTGACAACGAGGTCTATGTCGCGCCGGCCGCCGGCTTCCTGGCGGGGACGCCGCAATGGCGGCAGGTGGCGAGCCTGGCGGACAAGGTCGGCTATGCCATAACCCGCGGGCAATCGCTTTATGCCTTCACCACCAGGACCAATGGCGCAGGGGCGATAGAGCGCCGCGCACTTGCCGCCGATGGCACGCCGGTCGGAACGGCCGAGGTTCTGTTCGCAGGGCGGCCCGACCGGCTGATCAAGGGCGTGGCGGCCGATCGGGACGGGCTCTACATCCAGACCAGCAACGCCGGGGCCGCGCAGCTCTGGTTCCTCCCCGACGGGGGTGCCCTGCGCGAGGTCAAGCTGCCTTTTGAAGGGACCATCGTCGGGCTGGAATCCGATGCCGACGGGCGCGGGGTGGTCTTCGGGCTGACCGGCTGGGTGCAGAGCCTCACCGCCCTGCGCGCGGAGCGCGGCCGCCTGATCGAGACCGGCCTTTCCAGCCAGGTTTGGGACGGGGCCAAGGACATGGCGGTCACCCGGATGGAGGCGATCAGCAAGGATGGCACGCGCGTGCCGCTGGTCGTCCAGCGCCGCAAGGGTGCGACCGGGCGCACGCCGACGATCGTCGATGCCTATGGCGGCTATGGCCTCGATACCGTCTATCCCGCCTATGACCGCAATGCGATGGCCTGGCTCGATAAGGGCGGCGCCTTCGCCTATTGCGGCACGCGTGGTGGGGGCGAGCGCGGGCGCGAATGGCATGAAGGCGGGCGGGGCCCGAACAAGCCCAATGCGATGGACGACCTTGCCGCCTGCGCGCGCAAGCTGACCGAGGCGGGGATCGCGCCTGAGAAAGGCCCGCTGATCATCGGGGGCAGCATGGGCGGGACGCTGATCCCCACCGCGGCCTTCCGCGATCCGTCGGCCTTCGGCGCGGCAATCACTGCGGTCGGAGTGGTCAATGCGGCGCGCATCGGCGCGGCGGAGAACGGGGCCAACCAGTTCGATGAGATGGGCAATCCGAACGATCCGGCGCAGTTCCGCGACCTGGTGGCGATGGACGCCTACCACATGATCACTGAGGCCAAGGCCCCGCCGCCGCCCTCCTTGATGGTCATCGGCCTCAACGACCGGCGAGTCGCCCCGTGGATGACTGCCAAGTGGGTGGCGCGAGCGCGGGCGAAATGGCCGGACGCGCCGATCTATCTGCGCGGCGATGCCAAGGCCGGTCATGGAATCGGCAGCGGCGAAGACGTTCGCCGCGCGCAAACCGCGGATATCTATACCTTTGCATGGACCATGCAGACGCCACGCTGACCACAACGGGAAAGTTCCCCACGCGCCATTTTTGCGATTGATTCTCATTTAGCCCCGGCTTAGGGCGAATGAGAATTAATCGCAAAAAGGAAATCTTGTGCTCCTTTCCCCTCGGTCGCGTCTCGTTGCCGGCGTTTTTATCCTGAGCATTCCCATCACCGCGCGGGCGGCTGTCGACATCGAAGCCAATGGTGGTGAGGACCTCATTGCGGAGGCGATAGGGGATACTGCCGAAGAGCAAGGCACGGTCCCTGCAGCGGACGAGATCGTCGTCACCGCCACCCGCTCGGGCTCGGCGATCGAGACTTTGCCGGTCAGCGTCTCGGTGGTGGACGAGGAGACCCTGAACGCGCAGCTGCGCCAGAACCGCAACCTCATCTCGGCGCTGGAAAGTGCGGTACCCGGCCTTAGCATCCAGGCGGGCGAGGACCGGACAAGTTGCCGTACGCAGCTGCGCAGCCGCAACGTCGCCTTTCAGATCAACGGCGTGCCGGTAAACGAGGACCTGCGGTCGGGCTCGTGCACCGCCCCCTTCGCGCTCACGCCTTTCGCGATTGAGCGGGTCGAGGTGGTGCGCGGCGGGACCGCGCTCTATGGGGCCGGCGCGCCGGGCGGGATCGTCAATCTCATCACCCGCCGCGCATCGGGCTCGGCGCTGGAGATCGATGCGGTGGCGCAGACCTCCTTCAACACCGATACCGCGAAGGACACCTTCTTCACCGACCTCTACGCCGGGGCGGGGCACGATCTCGGCAGCTTCGACTTTTATGTGGGTGCCGGTTTCACCTCGGGCGGGCGCCCGCGCAGCGCCACCGGGCGGCCGACATATGCCGCCGCTTTCGAGGCGATCGACCTCGTCGGCGCGTTCGGCCTGGAGCTGGCGGGCGGCGAGCTGCGGCTGACCGCGACCTTCCACGACGAGGACAAGGGCCGCGAAAACTATCCCGACGGCACCTTCGATCCCGTCACCGGGATCACCAATGTGGTCGAGGTCGCGCCCCATCCGCAGGTCGATGAGGCCGGCGACCGCAGCGCCACCGCCGCGCTCAGCTACACGCACCCCGAAGTGCTTGGCCATTCGCTCGCGCTCTCGCTGTTCTGGCAGGATCAGCGTATCGTCCAGCGCGACAATTTCTACACCGCCGAGTTCGGCGACGACTTCTTCGCCAGCAATCGCGAGAACGCGCGGCTCGGCCTGCGCAGCACCGCGTCGCGGCG comes from the Qipengyuania sediminis genome and includes:
- a CDS encoding TonB-dependent receptor plug domain-containing protein, translated to MRTSITVSAWAMIAATPALSQTAPAEPAPVPAPALSESEVDEIVVTAERVRGQVQTASAPVVELDQAQIQAQGASSIADLVAQLAPQIGSGRGRGGRPVFLVNGQRITNFREIGRYPPEAVRKVEVLPEEVAVKFGFPPDQRVINFILQNNFASREAEVEYGAPTRGGTGTGEAELGLLRIDGLERLNANVSYTRTSPLTEAERDIVQTPGSIPTIAGEPDPAAFRTLVARREQIEGNLTSTLGLGEAGSAGQVTLNSQWVHSTSTGLSGLDLVTLPDGVIRAIDADPIERRTNTDTGAIGAGYSTRIAGYQFQTTLDAGLTDTETRIDRRRTAAGPVVEDFARSKVWTAGVRSTLIGSPFDLPGGEFGVTLNAAYDWDRIESFDTRTARGETTLTRGNLSAGANVALPIASRRAEFLGAIGDLTVNLGGGIEHLSDFGTLGNGAASLVWRPAEPLTLQASYILREAAPGLAQLGGPTITSFNVPVFDFARGETVLVTQVSGGNPFLRAETQRDLKLSASYDIDLLDRANILVEYYRNQSEDVTSSFPLLTPAIEAAFPARVTREAATGRLTAIDVRPVTFAKTRSERLRYGFTVFGRLGKPAPPGQAGAPGIFGALANRPAAPAAGAAPSASGTSPAPGGPPATAAMDPQRLMQMRTQFCTSPAGTIPDLSALPPQLRERMLGADGKPDPARIAVMRERFCSADAQRRFDPARFAAMREALCADPSRAPDPAVIPEEIRERLKGPDGTIAPERLKEFQTRICALPVTQRQPGQGGGGGQSRGGGGSPRGGGGGGGFGGPPDGQGRWSLAAYHTINLGSTVTIASGGPVLDLLDGDATGSGGGVSRHQLELEGGVFHQGVGLRLSGTYNSATRVDGSELLGSSDLRFGGLARVNLRAFVALDQQRWLVGEEPGFFKNARLQLAVDNIFDARQSVTDETGAVPLRFQPFLIDPIGRFVEIELRKLF
- a CDS encoding NAD(P)/FAD-dependent oxidoreductase, with the translated sequence MQYDAIILGAGAAGLMCAAVAGQRGRRVLVLERASEPGKKILISGGGRCNFTNLGAAPDRYLSANPHFAKSALARYTAHDFLALVEKHGIAWHEKTLGQLFCDGSARQIVAMLMADCARGGVELRCDSNVAEVEHADGRFRIGDDSAPALVIATGGPSVPKMGATGFAYELARRFGLKVVEPRPGLVPLTLGGEDVLFRELSGVSAEVVAHCGKTSFREAALFTHRGLSGPAVLQISSYWRPGGEVAIDFLPGSDAGWLPAAKRADPRAHLRALLRAHLPERLAATLAERCSIGELGRASDKALAAAEARLSHWRFHPNGSEGFAKAEVTLGGISTAELSSQTMAAKRVRDLYAIGEAVDVTGWLGGYNFQWAWASGVAAGEAL
- the uvrC gene encoding excinuclease ABC subunit UvrC, translating into MSRTSAGRPNHPSGQDRFLEERASYTVSSATPDLDAGVAAIRETVRTLKPKPGVYRMIDARGDVLYVGKARSLKARVANYTQVKALSNRLRRMVSSTRAMEIVTTNSEAEALLLEAQLIKRYRPPFNVLLRDDKSFPFILLRADHAFPRIQKHRGARKAKGNYYGPFASAGSVNTTINALQKLFLLRSCTDSFFARRDRPCLLYQIKRCSAPCVRRIDEAGYAELIAEAKDFLSGKSSAVQAKIERQMAEAAANLDFETAAILRDRLRAATFIQGSQAINASGVGDADVFALAAKGGQIGIQAFFIRGGQNWGHRAFFPSHTAELEEAEVLTDVLLQFYEEVPPPRTILVDRELPERELVEQALCTLAGKGVAICIPQRGTRRRLLHQAQRNAVEALERRLAESGTKARIMQEIAEFLELPEPPRRVEIYDNSHIQGDKALGAMVVAGPDGFEKGQYRKFNIKTARSDDDFGMMREVIGRRFGRAMQEDPDREKDGVWPDLVLIDGGKGQLRSVMDTLEDLGIEHVPVIAIAKGPHHGREGREVFHFPDGREKMLPVNSPVLFQLQRWRDEVHRFAIGAHRAKRSRAISASPLDEIPGIGPARKRALLLHFGTAGKVRAAALDDLRRAPGVSVAVAQQVYDFYHAGG
- a CDS encoding prolyl oligopeptidase family serine peptidase, whose product is MTSRIIDARRARFAGLVAGLAVLSAAAPGAAQTPARPRAVPLTETVHGISLQDEYRWMEDPANSAEMLAFVEAENARFRALVDARPERAWFDARLKAISSDLDRIGGMQQCGEIALLRRARAGDRTPKLYLRDAKGGERLFLDPAKVGGNELSAFGTSSFSPDCTRMAVHVSNAGSEVGDVHIFDVATGRALGTPIPRVWGEDRLTFLPGERVLYGQMLETPIDGDALKGVTAKIAPLAGGEGTAVMGNGLVIKPENFPAINFEAGQPFVSAVAASARADNEVYVAPAAGFLAGTPQWRQVASLADKVGYAITRGQSLYAFTTRTNGAGAIERRALAADGTPVGTAEVLFAGRPDRLIKGVAADRDGLYIQTSNAGAAQLWFLPDGGALREVKLPFEGTIVGLESDADGRGVVFGLTGWVQSLTALRAERGRLIETGLSSQVWDGAKDMAVTRMEAISKDGTRVPLVVQRRKGATGRTPTIVDAYGGYGLDTVYPAYDRNAMAWLDKGGAFAYCGTRGGGERGREWHEGGRGPNKPNAMDDLAACARKLTEAGIAPEKGPLIIGGSMGGTLIPTAAFRDPSAFGAAITAVGVVNAARIGAAENGANQFDEMGNPNDPAQFRDLVAMDAYHMITEAKAPPPPSLMVIGLNDRRVAPWMTAKWVARARAKWPDAPIYLRGDAKAGHGIGSGEDVRRAQTADIYTFAWTMQTPR
- a CDS encoding TonB-dependent receptor, producing MLLSPRSRLVAGVFILSIPITARAAVDIEANGGEDLIAEAIGDTAEEQGTVPAADEIVVTATRSGSAIETLPVSVSVVDEETLNAQLRQNRNLISALESAVPGLSIQAGEDRTSCRTQLRSRNVAFQINGVPVNEDLRSGSCTAPFALTPFAIERVEVVRGGTALYGAGAPGGIVNLITRRASGSALEIDAVAQTSFNTDTAKDTFFTDLYAGAGHDLGSFDFYVGAGFTSGGRPRSATGRPTYAAAFEAIDLVGAFGLELAGGELRLTATFHDEDKGRENYPDGTFDPVTGITNVVEVAPHPQVDEAGDRSATAALSYTHPEVLGHSLALSLFWQDQRIVQRDNFYTAEFGDDFFASNRENARLGLRSTASRRYALGGGELVTSYGLDFTHNSFFRFTVDPAGEDRITGYITPDFYLDTLAPFAQVEYSLGPVTVTGGVRHEWYSGAITREGFDPALPRAATPGDFADSELTLWNLGAVFRVATGVQLYGGFSQGAELSQLGRAARGARDPGAISNEPATSDQFEIGLRGRRGPVGFGLAAYYSHSDSSSQIQPDPSCAGESFCPLIPLRIPERAWGFEANADWAVTQAFDLSAVLTIQRGEVEDQDTGEFISYSTDRAVPLRATLRADWRPLAGLELGAQVTHYGASAYFTPTEEAVGFVDSEAVTLASASIGYTFGPVTLYAAADNLLDEEYVLPSAQATGAGFTDYEAPGRRVTVGLRGRF